A stretch of Bacteroidales bacterium DNA encodes these proteins:
- a CDS encoding MerR family transcriptional regulator — protein sequence MSRYSIKELEKLSGIKAHTIRIWEKRYNVIQPKRTQTNIRYYSEHDLKKLLNIAILNREGRKISDISKLNNHELTEKVMRFTYNSINLESQIEKLVIAMVELDETKFDQILSNAIMHEGFEQTIIKLIFPFLARIGLLWQTGSINPAQEHFISNLLRQKIMVAIDNLRIPDRKDAKTFILFLPEDEFHELGLLFYNYLIKKAGQNVIYLGSSVPFSDLVETNQLIKSDYLFTAITTALSGNQLKRYIEQLSDTFSRQIIFIAGMKIHEADFSLPGNVEKVFSPSDIQERLKSI from the coding sequence ATGTCGCGGTATTCAATAAAGGAACTGGAAAAGTTATCGGGAATTAAGGCACATACCATCAGGATTTGGGAAAAGCGTTATAATGTCATTCAACCCAAACGAACCCAAACCAACATTCGGTATTACTCTGAGCATGATTTGAAGAAATTACTCAATATAGCCATTTTGAACCGGGAAGGCCGGAAAATTTCCGATATATCCAAACTCAATAATCATGAGTTGACTGAAAAAGTGATGAGGTTCACTTATAATTCCATAAATCTGGAAAGCCAGATTGAGAAGCTGGTAATTGCCATGGTGGAGCTTGATGAGACGAAATTTGACCAAATATTGTCCAATGCCATCATGCATGAAGGTTTTGAGCAAACCATCATCAAATTGATTTTTCCTTTCCTGGCACGAATTGGTTTGTTATGGCAGACCGGCTCAATCAATCCGGCTCAGGAGCATTTTATCTCCAATCTTTTAAGACAAAAGATAATGGTGGCCATTGACAACCTGAGAATACCAGACCGTAAGGACGCCAAAACCTTTATCCTCTTTCTTCCGGAAGACGAATTTCATGAGTTGGGCCTTCTTTTCTATAATTATTTGATTAAAAAAGCGGGACAAAACGTGATCTATCTGGGCAGTTCCGTTCCCTTCAGCGACCTGGTCGAAACCAACCAGCTTATCAAATCTGATTATCTGTTTACCGCCATAACAACTGCTTTGAGCGGAAATCAACTAAAGCGCTATATAGAGCAACTCTCTGATACATTTTCCAGACAAATAATCTTCATAGCCGGAATGAAAATTCATGAGGCCGATTTTAGCCTCCCCGGAAATGTTGAAAAGGTTTTCTCCCCATCAGATATTCAGGAACGACTGAAATCTATCTGA
- a CDS encoding deoxyribodipyrimidine photo-lyase, which yields MKKITLFWFRRDLRLDDNCGLYHALKENERVLPVFIFDTDILDGLEQLYDGRVEFIYNRLRQLKAHLEKQGTSLKILHGKPLDQFGFLIRDYPIEQVYFNHDYEPYAIARDLRIFQFLEKNHIQVKSFKDQAIFEKEEIVKKDGKPYTVYTPYMRKWKDQLSKESTVRYAAMDYQHRFIKTKPYNFPSMDEMGFKKTGMSFPPGELNEEVISNYHLNRDYPYLDGTTRLGIHLRFGTISIRQAVEKGLRLNETWLNELIWRDFYMMILWHFPHVTDHSFKPQYDEIEWRNDEEDFTAWCSGKTGYPIVDAGMRQLNQTGYMHNRIRMIVASFLTKHLLIDWRWGESYFAEKLLDYELASNNGGWQWAAGSGCDAAPYFRIFNPYRQTERFDPQYRYIEKWVPEFRDPGYEKPIVSHKFARERALQVYGKALKKDKL from the coding sequence ATGAAAAAGATAACCCTATTCTGGTTCAGAAGAGATCTCCGCTTGGATGACAATTGTGGATTATATCATGCCCTTAAGGAAAATGAACGGGTTTTGCCGGTATTTATTTTTGATACCGACATTCTAGACGGGCTTGAGCAATTATATGACGGTCGTGTTGAATTCATTTATAACCGGCTCAGGCAACTGAAAGCCCATCTGGAAAAACAGGGTACTTCATTGAAAATATTGCATGGAAAGCCCCTTGATCAGTTTGGCTTTTTGATACGGGACTATCCAATAGAGCAGGTTTATTTTAATCATGATTATGAGCCATATGCCATCGCCAGAGACCTTAGAATTTTCCAATTTTTAGAGAAAAATCATATCCAGGTAAAATCCTTTAAAGATCAGGCCATTTTTGAAAAAGAGGAAATCGTGAAAAAAGATGGAAAGCCTTATACAGTTTACACTCCTTATATGAGGAAATGGAAGGATCAGCTCAGCAAGGAGTCCACGGTCCGATACGCTGCCATGGATTATCAACATCGGTTTATCAAAACAAAGCCCTATAACTTTCCTTCCATGGATGAAATGGGATTTAAAAAAACCGGCATGTCTTTTCCACCGGGTGAATTAAATGAAGAGGTGATCTCCAATTACCATCTGAACCGGGACTATCCTTATCTTGATGGAACCACACGATTGGGCATTCACTTGCGATTCGGCACCATAAGTATACGGCAGGCAGTTGAAAAGGGTCTCAGGCTAAATGAAACGTGGTTGAATGAATTGATATGGAGAGACTTTTACATGATGATCCTGTGGCATTTTCCTCATGTAACCGACCACTCATTTAAGCCTCAGTACGATGAAATAGAATGGCGCAACGATGAAGAAGATTTCACCGCATGGTGTAGCGGGAAAACCGGATATCCTATTGTAGATGCCGGCATGCGTCAATTAAACCAAACAGGATACATGCACAACCGAATACGGATGATTGTGGCTTCTTTTTTAACCAAACATTTGCTGATCGACTGGCGATGGGGTGAATCTTATTTCGCAGAAAAATTGCTTGACTATGAACTTGCCTCCAACAACGGCGGATGGCAATGGGCTGCCGGCAGCGGCTGTGATGCGGCACCCTATTTTAGAATTTTCAACCCTTACCGGCAAACCGAGAGATTCGATCCTCAATATCGGTATATTGAAAAGTGGGTGCCGGAATTCAGGGATCCGGGATATGAAAAACCAATAGTAAGTCATAAATTTGCTCGTGAAAGGGCTCTGCAGGTTTATGGCAAAGCACTAAAAAAGGATAAATTATGA